The window GGCGCCCGCGACGTCACCCGCGCCATCAGCGAGACCGGCGCCCAGGTCGTCGAGTCGCTGGCGAGCCGCGCCGAGACCGTCAACGATACGCTGCGCGTCACCGGCGACACGCTCGCCCAGGAAATCTCGCAGCGCGGCGCCACCGTCGCGGAGCGCTTCGAGCAGAGCGGGCGCACCCTCGTCGAGTTGTTCGACGAGCAGAGCGGCAGCCTGAGCCGCCGCCTCACCGAAACCGGCGAGACGCTGCGCAACACGATCAGCAGCGAGGGCGAGAGCGTCACCACCCGTCTCGCCGAAGTCGGCCGCGGCGTGCACATGCTGCTCGGCAAGCAGAACGAGCTCGTCGTCAGCCGCATCCAGGAAGCCGGCGACACCGTTCATGGCCTGATCGCCAGCCAGGGCGAGACACTGGTCGAGAAGCTCTCCGGCACGGTCCAGACCGTCGACACCTTGCTGAGCGAAAAGACCGACTCGATCGTCCTGCGCTTCGACGAGGCCAGCAAAGGCCTTCACAGCCTGATCGGCGAGCGCGGCGAGGAACTGACCGCGCGGATCTCCGCCGTCGGCGCGACCGTGCACAGCCTGTTCTCCGAGGAGGCGAGCAGCCTCGTCACCCGCCTTTCCGACGTCGGCCACGAGGTGCGCAGCACGATCGGCGAGCAAGGCGACCATCTGGTCGGCCGTCTCTCCGAAACTGGTCAGCGTCTGCAGGAAGCGATTAGCGAGCGCGGCGATGGGCTGGTGCTGCGCATGGCCGAGATCGGCCAGGGTGTCGAGCACGCGATCGGCGAACGCGCCGACAGCATTGTTGCGCGCGTGTCCGATGCCGGCCGCATCGTCGAAAATGTGATCGGCGAGCGCGGCGACAGCCTCGTCGCCAGGCTGTCCGACAGCACCGAGGAGATTCACCGGACGCTCGGCGACCGCGCCGAGGGCATTGTCGCCCGCGTGGCCCATGCCGGCCGCGACGTCGAGGCTGCGATCGGCGAGCGTGGCGACGGGCTCATCGCCCGGCTGTCGGAAGTGGCGCGCGAGGTCCACGCCACGATCGGCGAGCGCGGCGACAGCCTGGTCGCGCGCCTGTCGGATGTCGGCACCGAGGTCCACACCGCGATCGGCAGCCAGCGCGAGACGCTGGTGACGCAGCTCACCGATGCCGGCGCCAGCGTGCGCAACCTTCTCATCAACGAAGGCGAAGCGCTCAGCGGCCGCGTCATTGCGACCGGCCAGGACATGCAGGAGCTGCTCTCCGGCCAGAGCCAGGCGCTGGTCACCCGCGTCGCCGATGTCGGCCGCTCCGTGCACGGCCTGCTGGCCGAGCGCGGCAACGCGCTGATCGACCGGCTGGCGGAAGCGAGTGGAACCGCACATCAGCGGCTCGACGAAACCGGCGAGGCGCTCGCCGCCAAGATCCTGGCTGCGAGCGAGACGGCGAAATCCGTCATCGACAACCAGCACACTGGCTTCATCGCCCGCCTCGGTCAGGCGGGAGACGAGGTCGGCGCCCTGCTCGGCACCCAGCGCGACGCGATCGTCGCCGGCCTCACCGCGACCGGCCGCGAGGTCCACGGGCTCATCGGCGAGCAGAGCCAGACGCTGGCCAGCCGTCTCGACGAGGCCACCAAGGCCCTGTCCGACGCGATCAATGTCGACGGCCGCGAGATCGCCGACCGCGTCACCGAGGCAGCGACCGCGCTGCGCGGCACCTTCACGACCGAGGCGGAGCGTGCCAGCAGCCTGCTCGCCGCGACCGGCAAGGACGTGGTGATCGCGCTCACCCAGCAGGGCGGCCGCGTCAACCAGGCGCTCGCCGCCAACGCCGAGTCGCTGCTGCGCTCGGTCGATGCGCGCTCGCAGGCGCTCAACGAGTCGCTCGCCAGCAAGCATGACTCGCTGAACCGCCTCTTCGACGTTCAGGGCCGCGAGATCGAGGCCACCATCGGCGCCCGCCTCGGCGCCTTCGAGGAGATCATCGTCACCCGCGGCGGCACGCTCGCTGCCAAGCTCGGCAACGACGCCCGCTCCTTCACCGACTCGGTGACCTTGCGCCTGACTCAGGTCGAGAAATTGCTCGGCGAGGAAGGGCAGGCGCTGGCCGAGCGGATCGGCGAGCGCTCGCAGCATGCAGCCGAGATCATGACGGCACGCACGCAGGAAGCGGCCGCCACCATGGAGACCCAGATCAAGATCTTCGAGGACCGCTCCAGCGCCAAGAGCGCCGAGATCGCGACCTCACTCGACGGGCTCATCGCCCGCATCGACGGCAATCTCGGCTCCCGCGCCAACGCGCTCAACGAGGCGCTGGTCGAACGTACGGTCGATATCGCCCGCGTCATGGCCGAGGGCGGGCGCGAAGTCACCCGCGCGCTCACCGCCAAGGCCGATGAGATCGGCGAGATCGTCACCACGAAGAGCGAGGCGCTGACACAAACGCTCGCCGACAAGGCCGACAGCATCAACGCGACGCTCGGCGGACGCGCTTTGCAGATCGCCGATACGCTCGACCAGAGCGTGGCGCGGTTCGAAGAGCGCGTCGTCAACCGGCTCGATACGGTCTCCGGCACGCTCGACTCACGTGGTACCCAGATCGCCCAGACGCTGCAGGGGACCGCAGATTCGATCGCCGGCTCGCTCGGCGACCGTACCGAGGAGCTGCGAGCCCTGTTCGAGGGCAAGGGCGCCAGCCTGATCACCCTGCTCGACGAGCGCGGCAACCAGATCGTCCAGACGCTGCAAGGCACCTCGGAATCGATTGCCGGCTCGCTCAGCGCCCGGACGGAAGAGCTGCGCGCCCTGTTCGAGGACAAGGGTTCCGGCTTGGTCAACCTGCTCGACCAGCAGGGCAACCAGATCGTCCGGACGCTGCAGGAGAAGTCCGACGGCATCGCCGCCGCGCTGTCCGAGCGCTCCGACGAGCTGCGCGCCGTCTTCGACGAGCGCGGTGGCGGCATCCTCAACGCGCTCGGCCACCGCGGCAGCCAGATCGCCCAGATCCTGCAGGAGCGGTCGGACGGCATCGCCACCGCCCTCTCCGGACGGACGGAGGAGCTGCGCGCCCTGTTCGATGAGCGCGGAGGCGACATCCTGAATGTGCTGGACCAGCAGAGCCGGCATCTGACCCGGACCCTGGCGGAACAGTCGGAAGGAATGAACTCCTCGCTGACCGCACGGACCGAGGAAATCCGTGCGCTGTTCGACGAACGCGGCAACGGCGTGATCGACGCGCTCGGTCAGAAGGGCGCTGCTCTCGCCGGCCAGTTCGCCAGCATCGGCGAGGCCCTGGTCAAAAACATCGAAAACCGTGGCGGCTCCGTGGTCGCCAGCCTGCGCGAGCGCGGCACCGAGATGAGCCAGGCGCTCGATCTCGCCTCGGGCGCGCTGCGCGAGACGATCGAGAGCGGGACCAACCAGTCGGTCGAGGCGCTGCTTAAGACCAACGAGCAATTGCGCAGCGAGCTCGGCAGCATGCTGGGCCGCCTCGGCGAGGCCAACAAGCTGATGCAGCAGATCGTCACCGGCGCGAACAAGAACCTCGCGGCGGTCGAAGGCAGCCTGTCGGGCCGCGTCGAGGAGCTACAGACCGTGCTCTCGACGGTGGTGCAGGAGACCAACCGCACCTCGGAGCAGGTCGCGAGCCAGATCGCGACGCTGAAGGGCTACTCGGAAGGCACGCTGCGCGACACCGTGGCGCTGATCTCCCGGATCGACGAGCAAGGCTCGACGATGACCGAGACCTCGCAGGCCAATGCCGCGGCGCTCAACGCCGTCGCGCAGCGGCTGGAGCAGGTCGAGGCCCGCGTCGGCAATGTCCTCGCCGACCGCAAGGAGGCGCTGGAGCACCTGCACGGGCTGATCTCGACGCGCACCGACGACATCGAGCAGATCACCCGCTCCTTCTCGTCGGCGCTCGACGATTCGCTCAGCAACGCCGAGACGCGCACCCGCCAGCTCAGCACCGTGCTCGGCGACGCGGCCGAGTCGACCAACAACGCCATTGCCCAGCAATTCGACTCGATCCGCGCCGCCAGCGGCCGCGAGCGCGAGGCGACGGCACTGGCGCTGCGGGCGGCTTATGAAGAGGTGGTGAACGAGGTCTCCGGCGAGTTCGCCAAGGTCACGGAGCGCTTCCAGAGCGCCGCCGAGGACATGCGGTCGATGTCAGCGGAGATCCATCGCGAGCTCGAGACAACCCGCACCGAGCTCAAGAAGGGCGTGCTCGAACTGCCGCGCGAGACGCAGGAATCGACTGCCGCCATGCGCCGCGTCGTCGCCGACCAGATCAAGGCGCTCAACGAGCTGACCGAGATCGTCTCGCGCTCCGGCCGCAGCAGCGACGTTGCACGCCCGCAGGGCGAGCGGCGGGCAGTCGCCTATCAGCAGCCAATGCCCGTAGCCAGCGCGTCGGTCGCCGTGCAGAGCACGCCGGTGCTGACCGAGCCGCTGCGTGCCTCGATCGACCCGACGCCGGAACCGGCGAGGGCCGAGCCGCAAGTGCAGGTTCAGGCGCGCCCTGCCCCCGAGCCCGTGCGGCCCGAGGCTCAGCGCGCCGAGCCAGTGCGCCGGCCCGCGGCCGAGCCTGCTCCGGCAAAGTCGGGCTGGCTCTCGGACCTCCTGAGCCGCGCCTCGCGCGACGACCGGGCGCCCGAGGCCTCCAAGCCGACGGCGCACAGCATCGAGAAGCTCGACTCACTCTCGGTCGACATCGCCCGGATGATCGACCATGACGCGGCCGTCGAGCTCTGGGAGCGCTACAAGCGCGGCGAGCGCAACGTCTTCACCCGCCGGCTCTACACCCTGCAGGGCCAGCAGACCTTCGACGAGATCCGGCGCAAATACCGCCGCGACGCCGAGTTCAAGGAGACGGTCGACCGCTATATCGAGGAATTCGAGCGCCTACTCGGCGAAGCCGCCAAGGACGACCGCGACTCAATGGTAGCGAAGACCTACCTGACCTCGGAAACCGGCAAGGTCTACACCATGCTGGCCCATGCCAGCGGGCGGTTCGAGTAGAAGAACCAACCGGCCAAGCCGGATACGAAAAGGCCGCCCTCCGGGCGGCCTTTTCTTTTGGCGCAGGCTATATGTGCGATTACCCTCGCCGCGTCACCGCCCAAGCTTGTTCTGTCACCGCGCCCAGCGGACGATTTGGATCAGTACCTGGGACAGCGCCTGGTCAAGGGCCTGCGCCGCCCCTGCCCCGTCGACGGCGCTGGCCGGCACACGGGCGGAAAAGACACGGGCGCGCTGGACCTTGCCGGTGCGATCGCCGATCAGCTTGGCGGTGATCTCGACCACGGCCTGACCGCTGGCGGCGTCGATGTTGAAGGCACGGATATCGGTGTTGAGCTGGAGGTCGGGCACGATGCGTTCGCCCGGCCGGCCGACAGCGGCAATGCGGCTGCCGTTCTCGAAGGTCTGGATCAGACGGGTCTGCACCAGATTGGGCACCCGGTCGGCCCATTGCGCCCCGCCGAGGAACGAGAGTGCACCGCTCGAATCCTTCACGATCAGACGGTCCGAATCGAGTGCCTGCACCGTCGTCGGCTGCGCGACGATCAGCACCCCACCGCCACCGCCGATGCGCCCGAAATCGCGCGGCGCGGAGAGATCGTAGGTGGTCGGCGCCGCGCCGCCGCCGCAGCCGGCCAGCAGCAATGCACCTGCAACCGCCAGGGACAGGGCGCGCAAACGACCACGAAGCAGCGAAGGCGAGGTCAGCATGGTCATATCGAGCTAGCGCGATCCGCCATATTGGGGAAGCGGCGGCCGGCCGCCGAAGATGAACTGCTGGGGATTACGCTCGACATTACGCAGGACGCGGTTGAGATCGCCGAGGGTACGCTTGCCGTCGGAAGCCAGCGTTTCGAGATCGCGCAGGCCCGGACCAGTGAAACGGTTGATACCGGTGGTGATCTCGGCGGTGCGCTTATCGAGATTATCGGCCAGGGCCCGGATCGATTTCGCCGCGCTGGCGACCTCGGCGAAGGCGCCCTGCCCGTCCTGCGTGTTGAGGAATGACTGC is drawn from Bosea sp. Tri-49 and contains these coding sequences:
- a CDS encoding ABC-type transport auxiliary lipoprotein family protein — translated: MLTSPSLLRGRLRALSLAVAGALLLAGCGGGAAPTTYDLSAPRDFGRIGGGGGVLIVAQPTTVQALDSDRLIVKDSSGALSFLGGAQWADRVPNLVQTRLIQTFENGSRIAAVGRPGERIVPDLQLNTDIRAFNIDAASGQAVVEITAKLIGDRTGKVQRARVFSARVPASAVDGAGAAQALDQALSQVLIQIVRWAR
- a CDS encoding SMI1/KNR4 family protein, with the translated sequence MTRQNKLQDPTEAAMSAIEEALRLDPSKTEGPTSAEPRMPATGENELKIDLPRVESAPVAPAAAEAVPEAPVAPPRPAIAPDTSRVANDDRRDSSSLVQAFAVRPSGRPYWLAVLATLAWLGGVGFTLVSRYGSFTEGLPAGMAAWGPGQWALLAFGAGTPVVFFFVLAALYRRTQEMRLVSRAMTEVALRLAEPEVVATDSVLSLSQTIRREVAAMGDGIERAVARAGELETIVRGEIATLERAYADNEIRLRSLIDELVNQRESVVGNAERVKFAISGAHESISKDLETASRSIADAVAEAGERVTSRLTDKGDQITLALGHAGERMVDEISGRGSDLVERLQSTSHDVSERMTNASQSVTALLDNRAQEIAGSLERTGAVLTEGLTAGARDVTRAISETGAQVVESLASRAETVNDTLRVTGDTLAQEISQRGATVAERFEQSGRTLVELFDEQSGSLSRRLTETGETLRNTISSEGESVTTRLAEVGRGVHMLLGKQNELVVSRIQEAGDTVHGLIASQGETLVEKLSGTVQTVDTLLSEKTDSIVLRFDEASKGLHSLIGERGEELTARISAVGATVHSLFSEEASSLVTRLSDVGHEVRSTIGEQGDHLVGRLSETGQRLQEAISERGDGLVLRMAEIGQGVEHAIGERADSIVARVSDAGRIVENVIGERGDSLVARLSDSTEEIHRTLGDRAEGIVARVAHAGRDVEAAIGERGDGLIARLSEVAREVHATIGERGDSLVARLSDVGTEVHTAIGSQRETLVTQLTDAGASVRNLLINEGEALSGRVIATGQDMQELLSGQSQALVTRVADVGRSVHGLLAERGNALIDRLAEASGTAHQRLDETGEALAAKILAASETAKSVIDNQHTGFIARLGQAGDEVGALLGTQRDAIVAGLTATGREVHGLIGEQSQTLASRLDEATKALSDAINVDGREIADRVTEAATALRGTFTTEAERASSLLAATGKDVVIALTQQGGRVNQALAANAESLLRSVDARSQALNESLASKHDSLNRLFDVQGREIEATIGARLGAFEEIIVTRGGTLAAKLGNDARSFTDSVTLRLTQVEKLLGEEGQALAERIGERSQHAAEIMTARTQEAAATMETQIKIFEDRSSAKSAEIATSLDGLIARIDGNLGSRANALNEALVERTVDIARVMAEGGREVTRALTAKADEIGEIVTTKSEALTQTLADKADSINATLGGRALQIADTLDQSVARFEERVVNRLDTVSGTLDSRGTQIAQTLQGTADSIAGSLGDRTEELRALFEGKGASLITLLDERGNQIVQTLQGTSESIAGSLSARTEELRALFEDKGSGLVNLLDQQGNQIVRTLQEKSDGIAAALSERSDELRAVFDERGGGILNALGHRGSQIAQILQERSDGIATALSGRTEELRALFDERGGDILNVLDQQSRHLTRTLAEQSEGMNSSLTARTEEIRALFDERGNGVIDALGQKGAALAGQFASIGEALVKNIENRGGSVVASLRERGTEMSQALDLASGALRETIESGTNQSVEALLKTNEQLRSELGSMLGRLGEANKLMQQIVTGANKNLAAVEGSLSGRVEELQTVLSTVVQETNRTSEQVASQIATLKGYSEGTLRDTVALISRIDEQGSTMTETSQANAAALNAVAQRLEQVEARVGNVLADRKEALEHLHGLISTRTDDIEQITRSFSSALDDSLSNAETRTRQLSTVLGDAAESTNNAIAQQFDSIRAASGREREATALALRAAYEEVVNEVSGEFAKVTERFQSAAEDMRSMSAEIHRELETTRTELKKGVLELPRETQESTAAMRRVVADQIKALNELTEIVSRSGRSSDVARPQGERRAVAYQQPMPVASASVAVQSTPVLTEPLRASIDPTPEPARAEPQVQVQARPAPEPVRPEAQRAEPVRRPAAEPAPAKSGWLSDLLSRASRDDRAPEASKPTAHSIEKLDSLSVDIARMIDHDAAVELWERYKRGERNVFTRRLYTLQGQQTFDEIRRKYRRDAEFKETVDRYIEEFERLLGEAAKDDRDSMVAKTYLTSETGKVYTMLAHASGRFE